The Fodinibius salinus genome includes a window with the following:
- a CDS encoding uracil-DNA glycosylase, with protein sequence MDQLESLFKELKKTPEGAFFNPWFQEDAAHDQPEDAPNIRRRQLRTYLSERMGKAKYLFIAEALGYQGGHFTGIAMTSERILLGHHKSVHGIPADGAFTSIKPKRTSKPAVNKKGMSEPTATIMWKAIYQLGIDPYECVLWNALPWHPYDADEGLLSNRTPTNTELEKGYPALRAFLELYPDASIIAVGRKCEQSLDAFDISNYVPVRHPAHGGAPKFRRQMKKLIEN encoded by the coding sequence ATGGACCAACTAGAATCTCTTTTTAAAGAACTAAAGAAAACACCGGAAGGTGCTTTTTTTAATCCCTGGTTTCAAGAAGATGCTGCTCACGATCAACCTGAGGATGCTCCGAATATTCGGCGGCGTCAGCTACGAACATACCTTAGCGAGCGGATGGGTAAAGCAAAGTACCTTTTTATAGCAGAAGCACTTGGCTATCAGGGCGGGCATTTTACCGGCATTGCTATGACCTCGGAGCGTATTTTGCTCGGTCATCACAAATCTGTGCACGGCATCCCCGCCGATGGAGCCTTTACATCCATCAAACCAAAACGAACAAGTAAGCCTGCTGTAAACAAAAAAGGGATGTCGGAGCCTACTGCCACTATTATGTGGAAAGCCATTTACCAGCTGGGAATTGATCCTTATGAATGTGTATTGTGGAATGCCCTGCCCTGGCATCCTTATGATGCTGATGAAGGCTTGCTCAGCAACCGGACGCCTACGAATACCGAATTGGAAAAGGGATATCCGGCGCTGCGAGCGTTTTTGGAATTATATCCCGATGCCAGCATTATTGCCGTTGGAAGAAAATGCGAACAAAGCCTTGATGCCTTTGATATCTCAAACTACGTACCCGTCCGTCACCCGGCCCATGGCGGAGCACCCAAATTTCGACGACAAATGAAAAAGCTGATTGAGAACTAG